From Lonchura striata isolate bLonStr1 chromosome 3, bLonStr1.mat, whole genome shotgun sequence, one genomic window encodes:
- the LOC110482962 gene encoding calpain-2 catalytic subunit-like: MHSGQYLIKLEEEDEDPDDPEEGCTFLIGLIQKHCQKQKKMGEDMHTIGFVICEKIYREIDVDQFGTMNSYEMRRSLKTAVFKLNFQFHQVIVARFADEDLVIDDSVHCLIWLKPLFKTFRKLDTEKSGTIELNLVNWLCFTVI, translated from the exons ATGCATTCTGGACAGTATTTAATCAAGttggaggaggaagatgaggaccCTGATGATCCTGAGGAAGGCTGCACTTTCCTCATTGGGCTGATCCAGAAGCATTGTCAGAAGCAGAAGAAGATGGGGGAGGACATGCACACCATCGGCTTTGTGATCTGTGAG AAAATTTACAGAGAAATTGATGTGGATCAATTTGGTACCATGAACTCATATGAGATGAGGAGGTCACTGAAAACAGCAG TGTTCAAACTGAACTTCCAGTTTCATCAGGTCATCGTGGCTCGTTTTGCTGATGAGGATCTTGTCATTGACGACTCGGTGCACTGTTTGATTTGGCTCAAACCCTTGTTCA AAACTTTTAGAAAACTTGATACAGAAAAAAGTGGGACAATAGAATTGAACCTGGTTAAT TGGCTGTGCTTTACTGTCATTTGA